TATGAACACATTACTTCTCATGTTTATGGAATTTAGCAAAACAATACGTACAAATAAACATTGCACTTTTCACACATTAAGTGAGAACGTGATTGAGGCAAAAATACTCTCAATATATTCAGGTAGGTGGCCAGCCCTGTCACATTTGCTTTCTCTAGTTGGCTTTGGCATAATTCTTCTTCGTTTTGTATGGTTTGATGCTCCTCATCTTCATCAGAACTGCTGACACACTCCTGTGTTACACTCTGAGAAATTTGTTTCGACATTTCTAGTGAGTCTACAATTCTTGAAGACTTTACTAAGTCGTGGGCCAAGTGAATTCTGAAGTTAATGAGAGACATCCACTTTTGTTCTGGTATCCTTTTGTACATAATCCATGAATTAATTATGGCTAAATCATTTAAGTGGTTGAATACGATGACAGTCCATTTTTTTGTCCTGATGTTTGACCTATAGTATGTCATGTATCTATCACAAAGATCAATGCCACCCATATTGCGATTATAGCTCTTGAAGATGGCTGGCTGTTTGACACTAACATCTGCTTTCTCTGTATTACACCTTCGTTTGCAGGTACCCTCTGGTTCGCTCCCTATGCACGTGGATAACAAAGTGACGGGTTTATTGCCCTTCCATTTGAGGGCACAAACTTCCTGGTCCTCCCCTATGTTCTCATCCCATTGTACCCACTGTAGCTCCTGGTGTCTCTTGAACTTAGAAGCTACTTCTTTTATTCTATTGGCCATCAAAGTTCCTGTTTGAAATATATTCCTGTCTAGTAAAAGCTGAACAGATTTTGAACTGGTGAAAAATCTGTCACTGTAAATTACATGACTGTAATCAATGGGTACAGTTCTTGCCAGCAGTTTGAGTATACTCACTCCCAGCTCATGTTCATTTTGGTCGCTTTCAGGAATCGTTTCTTTGCCATTGTATACAGCAAAATCAAGGACAAGTCCATCTGATGAtgccaaaataaaatttttgaggccAAGTGGATTAGGTTTGTTAGGCACATATGTCCGCATATTACACCTCCCCGTGAATGGAATCATCTGTTCATCCACAGACAGGTGTTGAGACCTGAGTAAACTAATACATTTATTTCTAAAAGCAACAATTACTGGTCTAACCTTCCAAAGTTTGTCATTTCCGCCATGCTCTtcgaaattatttacaatatgcagtTTGTTCTGTAATTTGTAGTATCTATCTCTTGCCATGGTTGATGATACAAGTGGAATATCAAGTTCCATATTCCAGTAAAGTTGTGCCTGGAGCTATTTCAATGTACCCATCAGTACCTCAATGCTGAGAAGGGACAAAATTTCATTAGTATTTGTATcaaggtttttgagttcttttgGCAATGATGTAAATTAGTTTGTCTTGCAACTTTTTTACAGAAATTTTTATCGAAGAACTCGAAGAAAAACTGTGAAGAATTTCTCATTTCACCGGCTGTCTGTTCTTCAAAGTTGTCGCCAGAAGGCTGTCGATTACACATCCTGCAAACAAATAGTaccactgaaaaatactgatctaaATCGTGTCAGATGACACACAGAATGACACCAGTGTTTTGCTCATTTCGATAGCCTCCATCTTAGTGGACAACAGTGAGAAAATCAAGCTGATGTTTCAAGATTGTGTACATCATTGTCAAATGCAGGAGCCTCAGGAGTAATATCCACATTGCATGCTCCAGCTTCAAGCACACCAATACGTTCAGGTGGAGTTGGAAGTTCATCAACAGAACCCTTGTCTTCGTCTGACAAGGTACTCAAGTCACTCGTCTCAAGTAGTTTCATAATTTCATGCCTGTCAGAACTGAGAAGCCAAAATTTAATAAAGTGAAGGTAACTGTTGAAGTAATTGAATAAAGAAATGTAAGTGaacctaataacaaaattaaaaattttagagcTGAAATTGGTACCCAGGACCCATGGATTACATATCCAGCATGATACCAGTAGCATCCACAGCGATTTTGCTCCTACTCTACCTTATTAGTAGCTTAACTTACAGATTTTAATTTAGATTGCGTTTTAAATTACGATTTCGCAATGAGATCAGTCTTAGCGTTAGCACCACTACATTCTGTGAGCTAAGACCtgatgtacacaaatgtgtacttcAAATTCAATAGTTGATGTTTGTAAAACTACGAAACTATCGTTTTAATTGCATGCACATATCTCTTCCTTGATATGTTGTTTCGAGTAAGACTCGATAAAAACAGCAACAGAATTCGAAAACGAATATTGAAACTGAATTTACCTTTCTCGCGTGTCGCAGATGACGCCATCTTTAAGATCGGAAGTTTCAGGATTCGAGAAAACCCGCTAAAACTGACTTGCGCGCGACCTAGCGGCAAAAACAGAAACCGCATGAAGTGCACAGTCGTGCACATCAGGTCTCAATTCGGGAAAAAGAAACTTGGCAGAATGGCACTGCAAAGACCTGATGTGCACTTATGTGTACGTCGGGACTGAAGAGGTTAAATAAGAAAGAGTAGTGGGTCTAAGATGCTTCCCTGTAGGACAAGTATggttacttcctttgctttcgaaACTAGCCTTATTTTTTGATTCAAACTAACAGTGGTGAGCTCTATTATCTGAGATCTGTTCTTGAGGTAAGACTTAAACCACATTTTTGCTGTTCCTCTAATACCTGTTGCTTCCAACTTATCAAGGAGGATTTCATGatagacagtatcaaatgctttagtcagatttaaattaattcctattacacttttgttgttttccaaattttttataGTTTCTTGAGTGTAGTCTGTGACTGCAGTTTCTGTGCTGTGTTTTGCATGAAAACCATGTTGATTGCTGTTACAAAGTTTATTTTTGTAGAGTTAACTAATAACTCTTaataatttctcaaatattttggagaaagcAGAAAGAAGTTATATGGGATggtatttttctattttatttcagtCTCTATTTTTAAAGAGTGGTATCATTTTTGAGATCTTTAGCTACATAGGAAACACACCTTCAGTAAATGATAGATTTGCAATGTGAGTTATAGGTTTTGCAATCTGCACTGCAGCCATTATTACAACAggtacttcatctacatctgcttCCATTTTAGGCTTCAGGCTCCAAATCACCCTAATTACTTCTTGTTCATTTTTTGGGGGACTGTTCATGCTACAATCAACCTCTGGAGCTTctatcattttttgttttttgaaacttAAACTTAGAGTGTGTAGTACATTTAAAAAGTGGTAATTAATGTAATctgctattttatttttctctatgtTATGGTTTTCACTGGTTTTGagtgttatttcttcttcttcacaaatgctACCAGTTTCATTTTCCATATAGTTTTAGATTTGTTATCAAACTTCTTGATTAGACTGTCATTAAATAGCCGCTTTGCCTTTGCTATTACCTTCTGGTATGTTTTTCTATATGTTTTTACATATTCTACAAACTGTAACTCAGCGCATGTTTTCATGGTTAGACTGGAAATCCTAATATTTCTGGTTCTTATACTGAGAAGACTTGGACTCACTAATTTTTTAGGGAAACACAATTCAAACTGTGACATGAAACGAGAAGAAAAGTAATCATGTGCCTTATTTGTACCTGACTCTGACACCACATCTGTCCAGTATTCATTAGCTAAACAGCTTACAAAATGTGCACAGTTTGCttcaaaaaaaatcttttttatgtGTGTGAAGGGTGTTTGTTTTTCTCACAGGTATAGGTGGAACTGTAAGGACAATGACATTGTGATCTGATGAACCAAGATCAGTGTTAACTTCAATTAATTCTAAGTTAAAGAAAATATTATCTCTGAGAACCAGTGATTATTCTGTTATTCTAGTGGGCTTTATAACATTAGGTAGCATGCTAAAACTCtctaaaatattcaaaaaaattcTCTTTAACTGCTTCAATTATTATAGGACATTAGTGATTTTTTCGGCTAAAGGATTAAAAGATAGTAAGTagacttagtttaaagttatttgttcactatcCTGAAATAATCTGCACCAGCAAAAATGTAGcagcactgtgaatgctgttctcaaacacaaaATCAGATGGTTGACGTTTGTAAGATGgtggaaatcgccctgactaccGTCAAACGATTGACAGCTGCTGCGAATCAGTCTGTTGGAGAACCTCCCAAGAGTCATGTACCTGTAGTACCAAAGATACCTCAAGTACTAGCGTTTCCTGTGGAttttgtctcctctgcagaaagtaaagGACAGTCATTACTAGTCCCTCGAACATGAGTGACGTTTCAGTAGTAGATCAATGCGTCCTGTACAGGGTGGGCAAGGATCTGAGAGGACTCAAAGTGTTATACCGATCCCCCGAACCAAGAAGCTTGAGgttctgtctttcactgaaactgagccattgGAATCACATCACGTGTTTTGGGGAGACCTGTTTTGTCTGGTGACTAGAGGAGGCACCACGAAAGATTAGGGGTCTCTAAACCGTCGGCAGTTCACCGTGTAGCAAATGATactaccccttagggaaatgacaGCAGGGGGCAGGAAAGGACAGAAGGTGCACTGAGTGTGTATATGTGGGAGCCTCATTCAGCACATTGAAGAGGCTATTCTGTCAACCACTGAGGGAACAGGTTGCAATCAGCTGCAGATTGCGACGCACGTTG
This portion of the Schistocerca nitens isolate TAMUIC-IGC-003100 chromosome 7, iqSchNite1.1, whole genome shotgun sequence genome encodes:
- the LOC126195529 gene encoding piggyBac transposable element-derived protein 3-like; this translates as MARDRYYKLQNKLHIVNNFEEHGGNDKLWKVRPVIVAFRNKCISLLRSQHLSVDEQMIPFTGRCNMRTYVPNKPNPLGLKNFILASSDGLVLDFAVYNGKETIPESDQNEHELGVSILKLLARTVPIDYSHVIYSDRFFTSSKSVQLLLDRNIFQTGTLMANRIKEVASKFKRHQELQWVQWDENIGEDQEVCALKWKGNKPVTLLSTCIGSEPEGTCKRRCNTEKADVSVKQPAIFKSYNRNMGGIDLCDRYMTYYRSNIRTKKWTVIVFNHLNDLAIINSWIMYKRIPEQKWMSLINFRIHLAHDLVKSSRIVDSLEMSKQISQSVTQECVSSSDEDEEHQTIQNEEELCQSQLEKANVTGLATYLNILRVFLPQSRSHLMCEKCNVYLYVLFC